Proteins encoded by one window of Sphingosinicella sp. BN140058:
- the hemA gene encoding 5-aminolevulinate synthase: MDYQRIFAQAIDRLHAEGRYRVFIDILRNKGAFPNARCFAGHNGPKPITVWCSNDYLAMGQHPSVIAAMEEALHDVGAGSGGTRNIGGNTHYHVDLEAELADLHGKEAALLFTSGYISNEATLSTLGKLLPGCVIFSDELNHASMIAGIRTSGCEKQIFRHNDLAHLEELLAAADPDVPKLIAFESVYSMDGDVAPIADICDLADKYNAITYLDEVHAVGMYGARGGGISERDAVAHRLTIIEGTLGKAFGVMGGYIAADRNIVDVIRSYAPGFIFTTSLSPVLVAGALASVRHLKASSAEREGQQAAAAQLKTIFADAGLPVMASTTHIVPLMVGDPVKAKKISDILLAEYGVYVQPINYPTVPRGTERLRFTPGPSHDTAMMRELAEALVEIWDRLELRVAA, translated from the coding sequence TTGGATTATCAGCGGATTTTCGCGCAGGCGATCGACCGGCTTCATGCCGAGGGCCGGTATCGGGTGTTCATCGACATCCTGCGCAACAAGGGCGCCTTTCCGAACGCGCGCTGCTTTGCCGGGCATAACGGCCCCAAGCCGATCACCGTGTGGTGTTCGAACGATTATCTGGCGATGGGTCAGCATCCGTCGGTGATCGCGGCGATGGAGGAGGCGCTGCACGATGTCGGTGCCGGCTCCGGCGGCACCCGCAACATCGGCGGCAACACCCATTATCATGTCGATCTCGAGGCCGAGCTCGCCGATCTCCACGGCAAGGAAGCGGCGCTGCTGTTCACCTCGGGCTACATTTCGAACGAGGCGACGCTCTCGACGCTCGGCAAGCTGCTGCCGGGCTGCGTGATCTTTTCCGACGAACTCAACCACGCCTCGATGATCGCCGGCATCCGCACCTCGGGCTGCGAGAAGCAGATCTTCCGCCACAACGATCTGGCGCATCTCGAAGAGCTGCTCGCCGCCGCCGATCCGGACGTGCCCAAGCTGATCGCGTTCGAGAGCGTCTATTCGATGGACGGCGACGTCGCCCCGATCGCCGACATCTGCGATCTCGCCGACAAGTATAATGCGATCACCTATCTCGACGAGGTCCACGCCGTCGGCATGTACGGTGCCCGCGGCGGCGGCATTTCGGAGCGGGACGCGGTCGCCCACCGCCTGACCATCATCGAAGGCACATTGGGCAAGGCGTTCGGCGTGATGGGCGGCTACATCGCCGCCGACAGGAACATCGTCGACGTGATCCGCTCCTATGCGCCCGGCTTCATCTTCACGACGTCGCTGTCGCCGGTGCTGGTCGCCGGCGCGCTCGCCAGCGTCCGCCACCTCAAGGCGTCCAGCGCCGAGCGCGAGGGCCAGCAGGCCGCCGCCGCGCAGCTGAAGACGATCTTCGCCGACGCCGGGCTGCCGGTGATGGCATCGACCACCCACATCGTGCCGCTGATGGTCGGCGATCCGGTCAAGGCCAAGAAGATCAGCGACATCCTGCTCGCCGAATACGGCGTCTACGTCCAGCCGATCAACTATCCCACCGTCCCCCGCGGCACCGAACGCCTCCGCTTCACCCCGGGCCCAAGCCACGACACCGCGATGATGCGCGAACTCGCCGAGGCCCTCGTCGAGATTTGGGACCGGCTCGAACTCAGGGTGGCTGCCTAA
- the topA gene encoding type I DNA topoisomerase, translating to MKLVVVESPAKAKTIEKYLGSGYRVLASYGHVRDLPAKDGSVDPDAGFAMEWETYADKARQLKAISDEAKGADALILATDPDREGEAISWHVQEVLRKRRVLPKDVERVTFNAITKTAVTEAMQKPRALDEDLIDAYRARRALDYLVGFTLSPVLWRKLPGAKSAGRVQSVALRLIVDREREIELFKAQEYWSVTAFMEADGQEFMARMVRFNGAKLDRLSIGDKGMADAAKAAVEAGHFTVTSVETKPLSRNPPAPFTTSTLQQEAARKLGFSASHTMRVAQGLYEDGAITYMRTDGVQMAPEAISAARKAVADRFDAGYVPDKPRHYETKAKNAQEAHEAIRPTDFGKDRAGSGDHARLYDLIWKRALASQMASARLERTTAELADGTGQHALRATGQVVLFPGFLALYEEGRDDEQDEDARRLPRLRQGDAPAKKRVASEQHFTQPPPRYSEASLVKKMEELGIGRPSTYAAILQTLKDRGYVLLEKNRFTPEESGRLLTAFLERFFERYVSYDFTAHLEDELDDVSGGRAQWQKVLEAFWRDFKPKTVEIMEQKPSEVTAALDEFLAPWLFPDKEDGSDPRVCPACGEGRLALRGGRFGAFVACSNYPDCKFTRKFGQGGDEAGAADAGPAILGTDPETGQEVSLRTGRFGAYVQLGDGKEAKRGSIPKDIGQAAVDLDQALRLLSLPRTIGLHPETGNPITASIGRYGPYLAHDGKYARLSSTADVFETGMNAAVVKLAEAAAGGGRGRGAAREPLKILGPHPRTEAEIKLMEGRFGAYVTDGTTNATLPKSVQPDALTLEEAAQLIDDRAAKGAPAKKGRKAPAKKAAAAKDGTKKAPAKKAPAKKAAVKKKD from the coding sequence ATGAAGCTCGTCGTCGTCGAATCCCCGGCCAAGGCCAAAACCATCGAGAAGTATCTGGGCAGCGGCTACCGCGTGCTGGCCTCTTACGGTCACGTCCGCGATCTGCCCGCGAAGGACGGTTCCGTCGATCCCGACGCCGGTTTCGCGATGGAGTGGGAGACCTATGCCGACAAAGCGCGGCAGCTGAAGGCGATCAGCGACGAGGCAAAGGGCGCCGACGCACTGATCCTCGCCACCGACCCCGACCGCGAGGGCGAGGCGATCAGCTGGCACGTTCAGGAAGTGCTGCGCAAGCGGCGGGTGCTGCCCAAGGACGTCGAGCGCGTGACCTTCAACGCGATCACCAAGACGGCGGTGACCGAGGCGATGCAGAAGCCGCGGGCGCTCGACGAAGATCTGATCGATGCCTACCGGGCGCGCCGCGCGCTCGACTATCTGGTCGGCTTCACTCTGTCGCCGGTGCTCTGGCGCAAGCTGCCGGGCGCGAAATCGGCCGGACGCGTGCAGTCTGTGGCGCTGCGCCTGATCGTGGATCGCGAGCGCGAGATCGAGCTGTTCAAGGCCCAGGAATATTGGAGCGTCACCGCCTTCATGGAGGCGGACGGCCAGGAATTCATGGCGCGGATGGTCCGCTTCAACGGTGCCAAGCTCGATCGGCTGAGCATCGGCGACAAGGGCATGGCCGACGCCGCCAAGGCTGCGGTCGAGGCCGGCCATTTCACCGTCACCAGCGTCGAGACCAAGCCGCTCAGCCGCAATCCGCCAGCACCCTTCACCACCTCGACCCTGCAGCAGGAGGCGGCGCGCAAGCTCGGCTTCTCCGCAAGCCACACGATGCGGGTGGCGCAGGGGCTCTACGAGGACGGCGCGATCACCTACATGCGGACCGACGGCGTGCAGATGGCGCCCGAAGCGATCTCCGCGGCCCGCAAGGCGGTCGCCGATCGCTTCGACGCCGGCTACGTGCCGGACAAGCCGCGCCATTACGAAACCAAGGCCAAGAACGCCCAGGAAGCCCACGAGGCGATCCGGCCGACCGATTTCGGCAAGGACCGCGCCGGCTCGGGCGATCATGCCCGGCTCTACGACCTGATCTGGAAGCGGGCGCTCGCCAGCCAGATGGCGTCGGCGCGGCTCGAACGCACCACGGCCGAACTCGCCGACGGCACCGGTCAGCATGCTCTTCGTGCGACCGGCCAGGTCGTGCTCTTCCCCGGGTTCCTCGCTCTCTACGAGGAGGGCCGGGACGACGAGCAGGACGAGGATGCGCGTCGGCTACCGCGGCTGCGGCAGGGCGACGCGCCCGCCAAGAAGCGGGTCGCCTCCGAGCAGCACTTCACCCAGCCGCCGCCGCGTTATTCGGAAGCGAGCCTGGTCAAGAAGATGGAGGAGCTCGGCATCGGCCGTCCTTCCACCTACGCGGCGATCCTCCAGACCTTGAAGGATCGCGGCTACGTCTTGCTCGAGAAGAACCGCTTTACCCCCGAGGAGAGCGGACGGCTGCTGACCGCCTTTCTGGAGCGCTTCTTCGAGCGCTACGTCTCCTACGATTTCACTGCCCACCTCGAGGATGAGCTCGACGACGTGTCCGGGGGGCGTGCGCAGTGGCAGAAGGTGCTCGAAGCCTTCTGGCGCGATTTCAAGCCCAAGACGGTCGAGATCATGGAGCAGAAGCCGTCGGAGGTGACGGCCGCACTGGACGAGTTCCTGGCGCCCTGGCTGTTCCCGGACAAGGAAGACGGCAGCGATCCGCGCGTGTGCCCGGCCTGCGGCGAGGGTCGGCTGGCGCTGCGTGGCGGTCGCTTCGGCGCGTTCGTCGCCTGCTCCAATTATCCCGACTGCAAGTTCACCCGCAAGTTTGGCCAGGGCGGCGATGAGGCTGGTGCCGCCGATGCCGGGCCCGCGATCCTCGGCACCGATCCGGAAACCGGGCAGGAGGTCAGCCTGCGCACCGGCCGCTTCGGCGCCTATGTGCAACTCGGCGATGGCAAGGAGGCCAAGCGCGGCTCGATCCCCAAGGATATCGGCCAGGCCGCGGTGGATCTCGACCAGGCGCTGCGCCTGCTCTCGCTGCCGCGGACGATCGGCCTGCATCCGGAGACCGGCAATCCGATCACCGCCTCGATCGGCCGCTACGGGCCCTATCTCGCTCACGACGGCAAATATGCCCGTTTGAGCTCGACGGCCGACGTGTTCGAGACGGGCATGAACGCCGCCGTGGTCAAGCTCGCCGAGGCCGCCGCGGGCGGTGGGCGCGGTCGCGGCGCCGCCCGGGAGCCGCTCAAGATCCTTGGTCCGCACCCGCGCACCGAGGCCGAGATCAAGCTGATGGAAGGCCGCTTCGGAGCTTATGTCACCGACGGCACCACCAACGCGACCCTGCCCAAGTCCGTGCAGCCGGATGCCCTGACCCTCGAGGAGGCCGCCCAGCTGATCGACGATCGTGCGGCCAAGGGCGCACCCGCCAAGAAGGGCCGCAAGGCACCCGCCAAGAAGGCTGCCGCGGCCAAGGACGGCACCAAGAAGGCACCCGCCAAGAAGGCGCCGGCGAAGAAGGCCGCGGTCAAGAAGAAGGATTGA
- a CDS encoding RNA methyltransferase, translating to MTTSAPPPAIVLVRPQLGENIGKAARAMLNFGLTDLRLVTPRDGWPNPAAGPAASGADIVLEQARVYDSVAEAVGDCVHVYATTVRKRGLVVPVVTPEEVAREIRKQAEPSAILFGAERAGLETDEVAIAGKIVTVPINPEFRSLNLAQAVILLAYEWSKHGDLLIPTEGDEHEPQATQGQLEGLIGQLEDSLDAAGYFYPPDRTPATKNTIRTLITKAGWSNREVQAMRGMVRALVNPRPPRD from the coding sequence GTGACGACCTCCGCCCCTCCCCCGGCGATCGTGCTGGTCCGTCCGCAGCTCGGCGAAAATATCGGCAAGGCCGCGCGCGCGATGCTGAATTTCGGCCTCACCGACCTGCGGCTGGTCACACCGCGCGACGGCTGGCCCAATCCCGCGGCCGGCCCGGCGGCATCGGGCGCCGACATCGTGCTCGAGCAGGCGCGCGTCTATGACAGCGTCGCCGAAGCGGTGGGAGACTGCGTCCACGTTTATGCGACCACGGTGCGCAAGCGCGGCCTGGTTGTGCCGGTCGTCACACCGGAGGAAGTCGCCCGCGAGATCCGCAAACAGGCGGAGCCTTCGGCGATCCTGTTCGGCGCCGAACGTGCGGGGCTCGAGACCGACGAGGTCGCCATCGCCGGCAAGATCGTCACGGTGCCGATCAACCCGGAATTCCGCTCGCTGAACCTCGCCCAGGCGGTGATCCTGCTCGCTTATGAATGGTCCAAGCATGGCGATCTGCTGATCCCGACCGAGGGCGACGAGCACGAACCGCAAGCGACGCAGGGTCAGCTCGAAGGCCTGATCGGGCAGCTCGAGGACTCGCTTGATGCCGCCGGCTATTTCTACCCGCCCGATCGCACCCCGGCGACCAAGAACACGATCCGCACCCTGATCACCAAGGCCGGATGGTCAAACCGGGAGGTGCAGGCGATGCGCGGCATGGTCCGCGCCCTGGTCAATCCGCGGCCACCGCGCGACTGA
- the nrdR gene encoding transcriptional regulator NrdR, which translates to MRCPFCSHENSQVKDSRPSEDGTSIRRRRQCEDCGARFTTFERVQLRELNVVKSGSRREPFDRTKLDRSIAIACRKRPVPQERIDRLVSSIQRQVETSGESEIDSTRIGEMVMDGLKALDPVAYIRFASVYKDFTEARDFEEFAGSVGEIGRE; encoded by the coding sequence TTGCGTTGCCCTTTCTGCTCCCATGAAAACAGCCAGGTGAAGGATAGCCGTCCCAGCGAGGACGGCACCTCCATCCGGCGCCGGCGCCAATGCGAGGATTGCGGTGCCCGTTTCACCACCTTCGAGCGCGTGCAGTTGCGCGAGCTCAACGTGGTGAAATCGGGCAGTCGGCGCGAGCCGTTCGACCGCACCAAGCTCGATCGCTCGATCGCCATCGCCTGCCGCAAGCGGCCGGTGCCGCAGGAACGGATCGATCGTCTCGTCTCCTCGATCCAGCGCCAGGTGGAGACGAGCGGCGAGAGCGAGATCGACTCCACGCGCATCGGGGAGATGGTGATGGACGGTTTGAAGGCGCTCGATCCGGTCGCCTACATCCGCTTCGCCAGCGTCTACAAGGATTTCACCGAAGCACGCGACTTCGAGGAATTTGCCGGCTCGGTCGGCGAGATCGGCCGCGAGTGA
- the glyA gene encoding serine hydroxymethyltransferase — MSTRPANDLPANDLSDVQPDGFFTQRLRGADSAVADAIAAELDRQQNQIELIASENIVSRAVLEAQGSVLTNKYAEGYPGRRYYQGCAPSDSVETLAIERAKQLFGCGFVNVQPHSGAQANGAVMLALTKPGDTILGLSLDAGGHLTHGAKPAMSGKWFNAVQYGVRKEDHLIDFDQVESLAKEHKPRLIIAGGSAYPRHIDFARFRAIADEVGALLMVDMAHFAGLVAAGEHPTPFGHAHVVTTTTHKTLRGPRGGMVLTDDEDIAKKINSAVFPGLQGGPLMHVIAAKAVAFGEALEPGFKTYAKAVIANAKALAGRLQERGAALVAGGTDTHLALVDLTPLGITGRDADEALERSAITCNKNGIPFDPLPPIKTSGIRVGSPAGTTRGFGVPEFRDIADMIADVLDGLKANGHDGNAAVEAEVKARVRALCARFPIYQD; from the coding sequence ATGAGCACCCGCCCAGCCAATGATCTGCCCGCCAACGATCTGAGCGACGTTCAGCCCGACGGCTTCTTCACCCAGCGCCTCCGTGGCGCCGACAGCGCGGTGGCCGATGCGATCGCCGCCGAACTCGACCGCCAGCAGAACCAGATCGAGCTGATCGCCTCCGAAAACATCGTCTCGCGCGCCGTGCTCGAAGCACAGGGATCGGTGCTGACCAACAAATATGCCGAAGGCTATCCCGGCCGCCGTTACTATCAGGGCTGCGCGCCGTCGGACTCGGTCGAAACGCTTGCGATCGAGCGCGCCAAGCAGCTGTTCGGCTGCGGCTTCGTCAACGTTCAGCCGCATTCCGGCGCACAGGCGAACGGTGCCGTGATGCTCGCTCTGACCAAGCCGGGCGACACCATCCTCGGCCTCTCGCTCGACGCCGGCGGCCATCTCACCCACGGCGCCAAGCCGGCAATGTCGGGCAAATGGTTCAACGCCGTCCAATATGGCGTTCGCAAGGAAGATCATCTGATCGACTTCGATCAGGTCGAGAGCCTCGCCAAGGAGCACAAGCCGCGGCTGATCATCGCCGGCGGCTCGGCCTATCCCCGCCACATCGATTTCGCCCGCTTCCGCGCGATCGCGGACGAGGTCGGTGCGCTGCTGATGGTCGACATGGCCCACTTTGCCGGGCTCGTCGCCGCCGGCGAGCACCCGACGCCCTTCGGCCACGCCCATGTCGTCACCACCACCACCCACAAGACGCTGCGCGGTCCACGCGGCGGCATGGTGCTTACCGATGACGAGGACATCGCCAAGAAGATCAACTCGGCCGTCTTCCCGGGTCTGCAGGGCGGGCCGCTGATGCACGTCATCGCCGCCAAGGCGGTCGCCTTCGGCGAAGCGCTGGAGCCGGGCTTCAAGACCTATGCGAAGGCGGTGATCGCCAACGCCAAGGCGCTTGCCGGGCGGCTTCAGGAGCGTGGTGCGGCGCTCGTCGCCGGCGGCACCGACACCCACCTCGCGCTGGTCGACCTCACCCCGCTCGGCATCACGGGCCGCGACGCCGACGAGGCGCTCGAGCGGTCGGCGATCACCTGCAACAAGAACGGCATTCCGTTCGATCCGCTCCCGCCGATCAAGACCAGCGGCATCCGCGTCGGCTCGCCGGCCGGTACCACCCGCGGCTTCGGCGTTCCGGAATTCCGCGACATCGCCGACATGATCGCGGACGTGCTCGACGGCCTCAAGGCCAACGGCCATGACGGCAACGCGGCGGTCGAGGCCGAGGTCAAGGCGCGGGTGCGTGCACTCTGCGCCCGCTTCCCGATCTACCAGGATTAA
- the murI gene encoding glutamate racemase, whose protein sequence is MRDPRPLLVFDSGIGGLSVLRPLRALLPTAPIVYVADSAGYPYGTKNAAEIEARVPALLGRLAERFDPELIVIACNTASTIALDVVRAALDLPIVGTVPAIKPAAAVSQTRAIGVLGTEATVRQPYVDRLAAEFAADCTVVRHGSAELVDLAEAKLRGERTDPAAFARILDALYASEGGARIDTIVLACTHFPLVEDELAAASARPIRFVDGKEGIARRTAWLTRDHVWPAEAPEGRAVFTGRTTAIEPYRTGLAAFGLTRVETL, encoded by the coding sequence ATGCGTGATCCCCGGCCGCTCCTCGTCTTCGATTCCGGAATCGGCGGCCTTTCCGTACTGCGCCCGCTTCGGGCGTTGCTGCCGACCGCGCCGATCGTCTATGTCGCCGACAGCGCGGGCTACCCCTACGGCACCAAGAACGCGGCCGAGATCGAAGCGCGCGTGCCGGCCCTGCTCGGCCGCCTTGCCGAGCGGTTCGACCCCGAACTGATCGTCATCGCCTGCAATACGGCTTCGACGATCGCGCTCGACGTCGTCCGTGCGGCGCTCGATCTTCCGATCGTCGGCACCGTGCCGGCGATCAAGCCGGCTGCGGCCGTCTCTCAGACACGCGCTATCGGCGTTCTCGGCACCGAAGCGACGGTGCGACAGCCTTATGTCGATCGTCTCGCCGCCGAATTCGCCGCCGATTGTACGGTCGTGCGACATGGTTCGGCGGAACTGGTCGATCTCGCCGAAGCGAAACTTCGCGGCGAGCGCACCGATCCCGCCGCCTTCGCCCGAATCCTCGACGCGCTCTATGCAAGCGAAGGTGGCGCGCGCATCGACACGATCGTGCTCGCCTGCACCCATTTCCCGCTGGTGGAAGACGAACTCGCCGCCGCCTCGGCGCGGCCGATACGCTTCGTGGACGGCAAGGAGGGAATTGCCCGCCGGACCGCCTGGCTCACCCGCGATCACGTCTGGCCGGCGGAGGCGCCGGAAGGGCGCGCCGTGTTCACGGGCCGAACGACGGCGATCGAGCCTTACCGCACGGGCCTCGCCGCCTTCGGCCTGACCCGCGTAGAAACACTTTGA
- the rpiB gene encoding ribose 5-phosphate isomerase B produces MAERIAIVSDHAAYPMKVELAEHLRRLGYDVLDLGTASTDSVDYPDYGYRMASAIAGGEVERGIALCGSGIGISIAINRHPQCRCALISDGLSARLAREHNDANVLALGARLIGIETARDCIAQFLATPFAGGRHQRRVDKLTNPDFAKEPA; encoded by the coding sequence GTGGCTGAGCGTATCGCCATCGTTTCCGATCATGCAGCTTATCCGATGAAGGTCGAGCTCGCCGAGCATCTGCGTAGGCTCGGCTATGACGTGCTCGATCTCGGCACCGCCTCGACCGACAGCGTCGATTATCCGGATTACGGCTACCGCATGGCCAGCGCCATCGCCGGCGGCGAGGTGGAGCGCGGCATTGCGCTCTGCGGATCGGGCATCGGCATCTCGATCGCGATCAACCGCCATCCCCAGTGCCGCTGCGCCCTCATTTCCGACGGGCTGTCTGCCCGCCTCGCCCGCGAGCACAACGATGCCAACGTGCTGGCACTCGGCGCCCGGCTGATCGGCATCGAGACGGCGCGCGACTGCATCGCGCAATTTCTCGCCACCCCCTTTGCCGGCGGCCGCCACCAGCGCCGCGTCGACAAGCTCACCAACCCCGATTTCGCGAAGGAGCCCGCATGA
- a CDS encoding glycerophosphoryl diester phosphodiesterase membrane domain-containing protein codes for MSEISVGAILGRTARLMRANAGLCGTVVLLLTAVSVTLDAVAANAESRPTFIDSLAAFAAQYYLTRRLIDQRWAAGERSGALPVFVLQLVSTLGILLGLVLLVIPGLYLLTRWFAAVPLLISRNQGTGDALRESWLSTEGHGLAVFGAMVIVYIPLLLSLVVAFLFDEALIGGFGAIGVATNFMISLAMVAGWCAAIGYCELRGGDRHTLEEVFA; via the coding sequence ATGAGCGAGATTTCCGTCGGGGCGATTCTCGGCAGGACCGCCAGGTTGATGCGGGCGAATGCCGGCCTGTGCGGGACCGTCGTGCTCCTGCTGACGGCGGTGAGCGTCACTCTGGACGCGGTCGCCGCCAATGCCGAGTCGCGGCCGACCTTCATCGACAGCCTCGCGGCCTTCGCCGCGCAATATTACCTGACTCGGCGCCTGATCGATCAACGCTGGGCCGCGGGCGAGCGGAGCGGCGCCCTGCCGGTGTTCGTCCTTCAGCTGGTGTCGACGCTCGGGATCCTGCTCGGACTGGTGCTGCTGGTCATCCCCGGTCTGTACCTGCTGACCCGATGGTTTGCCGCGGTGCCGCTGCTGATCAGTCGCAATCAAGGAACGGGGGACGCATTGCGCGAGAGCTGGCTTTCGACCGAGGGCCATGGCCTTGCGGTGTTCGGTGCAATGGTGATCGTCTACATCCCGCTGCTTCTCAGCCTGGTCGTCGCCTTCCTGTTCGACGAAGCCCTGATCGGGGGCTTCGGCGCGATCGGGGTGGCCACGAATTTCATGATCAGCCTCGCCATGGTCGCCGGATGGTGCGCGGCAATCGGCTATTGCGAGTTGCGCGGCGGCGATCGCCACACGCTCGAAGAGGTCTTCGCCTGA
- the plsY gene encoding glycerol-3-phosphate 1-O-acyltransferase PlsY: MVTIDTAAGPLLAFLLAYLLGAIPFGILLTRLTGAGDLRKIGSGNIGATNVLRTGRKGLAAATLLLDLFKGTAAVLLAEHFVPGTAQLAAIAALLGHMFPVWLRFAGGKGVATFMGLVLAFAILGDLHWVAPLSYALVWIGLLAVTRISSLAGMSAGLSAPIAAALLGRYDLALMFLGLALLVWWKHRDNLRRLLAGTEPRIGAAKHG; the protein is encoded by the coding sequence ATGGTGACGATCGATACGGCAGCCGGTCCATTGCTGGCCTTCCTCCTTGCGTATCTGCTGGGCGCGATCCCGTTCGGCATCCTGCTGACCCGCCTCACCGGCGCCGGAGACCTGCGCAAGATCGGCTCGGGAAACATCGGCGCGACGAACGTTCTGCGGACCGGCCGCAAAGGGCTGGCAGCGGCCACTCTGCTGCTCGATCTCTTCAAGGGAACCGCGGCCGTTCTGCTGGCGGAGCATTTCGTGCCCGGCACGGCGCAATTGGCTGCGATCGCGGCCCTGCTCGGCCACATGTTTCCGGTCTGGCTGCGCTTCGCGGGCGGGAAGGGGGTCGCGACCTTCATGGGCCTGGTTCTCGCCTTCGCGATCCTCGGCGACCTCCATTGGGTCGCGCCGCTCAGCTACGCCCTGGTCTGGATCGGACTGCTGGCGGTGACTCGCATCTCCTCGCTTGCGGGCATGTCGGCAGGGCTGAGCGCGCCGATCGCCGCGGCTCTGCTCGGGCGCTACGATCTTGCCCTGATGTTCCTAGGTCTGGCGCTGCTGGTCTGGTGGAAGCACCGCGACAATCTGCGCAGGCTGCTGGCCGGGACCGAGCCCCGCATCGGCGCAGCCAAGCATGGCTGA
- the dprA gene encoding DNA-processing protein DprA: MADTGAYEDEVARLRLIRSDNIGPITYFQLLARFGSAGAAIAAIPDLAARGGGRAPKLASRAAIEAEMEAVAKLGARYLFVGQGAYPALLAETESAPPAIIVQGHLSLLDRTLVAVVGARNASAAACRFARMLAQRLGELDAVIVSGLARGIDTAAHDGALDSGTIGVVAGGIDVFYPPENEARQRAIAERGLLVAEQPPGTEPRARHFPSRNRIIAGIAQGTVVVEAAPRSGSLITARFAADFGREVMAVPGSPLDPRAQGCNGLIREGATLIQNADDVLEALSPGRIGPFRQRDLPYDPPAAAIDADDQARSAIAGLLNATPVPVDELIRQTGLPPAVVHTVLLELELAGRLERHAGGKASAI; encoded by the coding sequence ATGGCTGACACGGGCGCCTACGAGGACGAAGTCGCCCGGCTCCGCCTCATCCGCTCGGACAATATCGGCCCGATCACCTATTTCCAGCTGCTCGCCCGCTTCGGCTCGGCGGGCGCTGCGATCGCCGCAATTCCGGATCTCGCCGCGCGTGGCGGCGGACGCGCGCCGAAACTTGCGAGCCGTGCCGCGATCGAAGCGGAGATGGAGGCGGTGGCGAAGCTCGGCGCACGCTACCTCTTCGTCGGGCAGGGGGCCTACCCGGCCCTGCTCGCCGAGACCGAGAGCGCCCCGCCGGCGATCATCGTCCAGGGCCATCTCTCGCTGCTCGATCGCACCCTGGTGGCCGTGGTCGGGGCGCGCAACGCGTCCGCCGCAGCCTGCCGATTCGCCAGGATGCTGGCCCAACGCCTGGGCGAGCTGGACGCGGTGATCGTCTCGGGGCTCGCCCGCGGCATCGACACTGCCGCCCATGACGGGGCCCTGGACAGCGGAACGATCGGCGTTGTCGCCGGCGGCATCGACGTCTTCTATCCGCCGGAGAACGAGGCACGGCAGCGCGCGATCGCCGAACGCGGCCTGCTCGTCGCCGAGCAGCCGCCCGGTACCGAGCCGCGCGCCCGGCACTTTCCCTCGCGCAACCGGATCATCGCCGGGATCGCCCAGGGCACTGTGGTGGTGGAGGCGGCGCCGCGATCGGGATCGTTGATCACCGCGCGCTTCGCCGCCGATTTCGGCCGCGAGGTGATGGCGGTGCCCGGATCTCCGCTCGATCCCCGGGCGCAGGGCTGCAACGGCCTGATCCGCGAAGGCGCGACCCTGATTCAAAATGCCGACGATGTGCTGGAAGCCCTGAGCCCGGGCCGGATCGGGCCGTTCCGCCAGCGGGATCTGCCCTATGACCCGCCGGCGGCGGCGATCGATGCCGACGACCAGGCGCGAAGCGCGATCGCGGGCCTGCTCAACGCGACTCCGGTTCCGGTCGACGAACTGATCCGCCAGACCGGCCTTCCGCCGGCGGTGGTCCACACCGTCCTGCTCGAACTGGAGCTTGCCGGCCGCCTGGAGCGGCATGCGGGCGGAAAGGCGAGCGCAATCTGA
- a CDS encoding chorismate mutase, whose protein sequence is MEFDITPPAECRTMSEVRAGVDSLDRLLVELIAERFRYMDAAARIKTERETVRDEGRKAQVLGNVADHARELDVPVELVANLWERLVESSIAYELGRFDATPAAQA, encoded by the coding sequence ATGGAATTCGATATCACTCCGCCGGCAGAGTGCCGGACCATGTCCGAAGTACGCGCCGGCGTCGACAGTCTCGATCGCTTGCTCGTCGAGCTGATAGCCGAGCGCTTCCGCTACATGGACGCCGCCGCGCGCATCAAGACGGAGCGGGAAACGGTTCGCGACGAGGGCCGCAAGGCGCAGGTGCTCGGCAACGTGGCCGATCACGCCCGCGAGCTCGACGTGCCGGTTGAGCTTGTCGCCAATCTGTGGGAGCGGCTGGTCGAGAGCTCGATCGCCTACGAGCTAGGCCGCTTCGACGCGACACCGGCCGCACAGGCCTGA